In Procambarus clarkii isolate CNS0578487 chromosome 82, FALCON_Pclarkii_2.0, whole genome shotgun sequence, one genomic interval encodes:
- the LOC123764344 gene encoding LOW QUALITY PROTEIN: carboxypeptidase Q (The sequence of the model RefSeq protein was modified relative to this genomic sequence to represent the inferred CDS: deleted 2 bases in 2 codons), whose product MARVMLYPSLLAALICVLNTQALFTVRVQGNNNTKGSVIVSEHTPATDSVLREETTASPAACNLPPALVAEIQGYKEDVNKIIDYVVNGDYKGRAYATLAELVDTYGPRMTGSGQLEAAIDWIIEQSEAAGLENTHTEDVAVPHWVRNTESAWMTLPRLQELSILGLGSSVATPPEGIRAEVLVVKDFDDLQKHADQAAGKIVVFNPDWVSYGVTVAYRTDGASRAAEVGAVASLIRSVTPFSMNSPHTGHQQYRETNNTIPTACITVEDAAMMERMQSRGQKIEVFLSMGAQSYPDFISRNTITELQGLQWPDEAVIVSGHLDSWDVGQGAMDDGGGAMISWNAGVVLKQLRLRPRRTLRTILWTGEEQGLYGGLAYYDKHVNDSANFQLILESDAGTFTPSGLAFNGTQEATCIIQEVMKLLQAINATQVMSPMDGGPDIEVWQKAGVPTGSLYNDDPRYYWFHHSHGDTVSVEDSNALDRCLAVWASVAYVTANMTERIPHAPV is encoded by the exons ATGGCGCGGGTAATGCTGTACCCATCCTTGCTGGCGGCGTTGATCTGCGTCCTCAACACCCAAGCTTTGTTCACTGTTCGTGTTCAGGGCAATAACAACACCAAAGGGTCAGTGATTGTGTCTGAACACACGCCGGCGACGGACTCCGTGCTGCGGGAGGAGACGACGGCATCGCCCGCAGCATGCAACCTGCCGCCGGCGCTGGTGGCGGAGATCCAGGGCTACAAGGAGGACGTCAACAAAATCATCGACTATGTAGTCAATGGAGACTACAAGGGTCGGGCCTACGCCACTTTGGCCGAGTTGGTCGATACCTACGGTCCTCGGATG ACCGGTTCAGGACAACTGGAAGCAGCCATTGACTGGATTATTGAACAATCTGAAGCAGCAGGCCTGGAGAACACTCACACAGAGGACGTCGCTGTGCCACACTGGGTCAG AAACACGGAATCCGCGTGGATGACCCTGCCGCGCCTCCAGGAGCTGAGCATATTGGGGTTGGGGAGCTCTGTGGCTACACCTCCAGAAGGCATCAGGGCCGAGGTCCTCGTCGTCAAGGACTTCGACGACCTGCAGAAACATGCCGACCAG GCAGCCGGCAAGATAGTGGTGTTCAACCCAGACTGGGTATCTTACGGAGTGACGGTAGCCTACAGGACCGATGGAGCCTCCAGGGCAGCTGAAGTTGGTGCGGTGGCTTCTCTCATACGCTCCGTGACTCCCTTCTCCATGAACTCCCCCCACACCGGCCACCAGCAGTATAGAGAGACTAACAACACCATCCCTACA GCTTGTATCACCGTTGAAGACGCAGCCATGATGGAGAGAATGCAAAGCAGAG GTCAGAAGATAGAGGTGTTTTTGTCCATGGGAGCTCAGAGCTACCCAGACTTCATCTCTAGGAACACGATAACAGAGCTGCAAGGCCTCCAGTGGCCGGACGAGGCCGTCATAGTGTCCGGACACCTGGACTCCTGGGATGTTGGCCAGGGAGCCATGGATGACGGAG GCGGCGCCATGATCTCCTGGAATGCAGGGGTAGTGTTGAAGCAGCTTAGACTGAGGCCTCGACGGACCCTTAGGACCATCCTGTGGACCGGGGAGGAGCAGGGCCTCTACGGTGGACTG GCCTACTACGACAAGCACGTCAACGACAGTGCCAATTTCCAGCTAATATTGGAGTCGGATGCCGGGACATTCACCCCATCGGGTCTGGCATTCAACGGCACTCAGGAGGCCACC TGCATCATCCAGGAGGTGATGAAGCTCCTGCAGGCCATCAACGCTACACAG GTGATGAGCCCCATGGACGGTGGACCGGACATTGAGGTGTGGCAGAAAGCTGGAGTCCCAACAG GTTCACTGTACAATGACGATCCCAGATACTACTGGTTCCACCATTCTCATGGCGACACTGTCAGCGTGGAGGACTCGAACGCCCTGGACCGCTGCCTCGCCGTTTGGGCCTCTGTCGCCTATGTCACTGCCAACATGACCGAAAGGATTCCACATGCCCCCGTGTAG